From the Maioricimonas rarisocia genome, one window contains:
- the rfbD gene encoding dTDP-4-dehydrorhamnose reductase → MRAAIIGARGQLGAELTTLLGDDAVPLTHDELEVTDQPAVERTLREVAADIVINAAAWNAVDLAEEKPQDAFAVNALGPRNLAMFCNLADVPLVHISTDYVFGGDRGHTAPWTEEDVPGPVSAYAVSKLAGEYFVRSCEQHYVIRTCGLYGRTPKPGYGNFVQTMLRLGHERDELSVVDDQQCTPTSVRDLASAILALLKSDSYGLYHVTNSGSTTWYGFASEIFRQSGIEVQLRPITTAQYGAPAVRPPYSVLDCSKFENATGQQLRPWQEALSEYLAETPLAHGGS, encoded by the coding sequence ATGCGAGCCGCCATCATCGGAGCCCGCGGACAACTCGGAGCCGAACTGACGACGCTTCTCGGTGACGATGCCGTTCCCCTCACGCATGACGAACTCGAAGTGACCGACCAGCCGGCGGTCGAACGGACGCTCCGGGAGGTCGCGGCCGACATCGTCATCAATGCCGCCGCCTGGAACGCCGTCGACCTTGCTGAAGAGAAGCCGCAGGACGCCTTCGCGGTCAATGCGCTCGGTCCACGGAATCTGGCGATGTTCTGTAACCTCGCGGACGTCCCCCTCGTCCACATCAGCACGGATTACGTCTTCGGCGGGGACCGGGGGCACACGGCCCCCTGGACCGAGGAAGACGTGCCGGGGCCGGTCAGCGCGTATGCAGTCAGCAAGCTGGCCGGCGAGTACTTTGTCCGCTCATGCGAACAGCACTACGTCATCCGCACCTGCGGCCTGTACGGCCGTACGCCGAAACCGGGGTACGGCAACTTCGTACAGACGATGCTGCGTCTGGGCCACGAGCGGGATGAGCTTTCCGTCGTCGACGATCAGCAGTGCACGCCCACCTCGGTGCGGGATCTGGCCAGCGCCATCCTCGCGCTTCTGAAGTCAGACTCCTACGGTCTGTACCACGTGACGAACTCGGGCAGCACGACCTGGTACGGGTTCGCCAGTGAGATCTTCCGGCAATCCGGGATCGAGGTTCAGCTGCGCCCGATCACCACGGCGCAGTACGGGGCACCGGCCGTCCGCCCGCCATACAGTGTTCTCGACTGCTCGAAGTTCGAGAATGCCACGGGCCAGCAGCTGCGCCCCTGGCAGGAAGCGCTCTCGGAATACCTCGCCGAGACACCGCTAGCTCACGGCGGATCGTAG
- the yidD gene encoding membrane protein insertion efficiency factor YidD, whose amino-acid sequence MRWLRTVVELPARALILLVRMYQLCLSPLIGQHCRFTPSCSQYFIEAVRKYGAVRGAAKGVWRICRCHPFTPGGYDPP is encoded by the coding sequence ATGCGGTGGCTGCGCACCGTCGTCGAGTTGCCTGCCCGGGCGCTGATCCTGCTGGTGCGGATGTACCAGCTCTGCCTGAGTCCGCTGATCGGGCAGCACTGCCGGTTTACCCCCTCCTGCAGCCAGTACTTCATTGAAGCGGTGCGGAAGTACGGGGCGGTCCGGGGAGCGGCGAAGGGAGTCTGGCGGATCTGCCGGTGCCATCCGTTCACTCCGGGGGGCTACGATCCGCCGTGA
- the rnpA gene encoding ribonuclease P protein component, which yields MTQFLFPKFRHLRKAGEFQHVYGLRQRAGDSHLLIFAAANSHPYTRIGLSVSKKHGNAVTRQRIKRLMREAFRLSQHEIPGGLDLILIPRQDSGAGLEDYQTSLLRLSRKLARRLLPEIRDEDGRPAAQGNSREGG from the coding sequence GTGACGCAGTTTCTGTTTCCCAAGTTCCGGCATCTGCGGAAGGCCGGCGAGTTTCAGCATGTCTACGGACTCCGGCAGCGGGCCGGTGACAGCCATCTGCTGATCTTCGCTGCTGCCAACAGTCACCCCTACACCCGGATCGGGCTGAGCGTCTCGAAGAAGCATGGCAACGCAGTGACGCGGCAGCGGATCAAGCGGCTGATGCGGGAGGCGTTTCGACTCTCGCAGCACGAGATCCCCGGAGGGCTCGATCTGATTCTGATCCCGCGGCAGGATTCCGGTGCCGGTCTCGAGGATTACCAGACCTCGCTGCTGCGGCTCAGTCGCAAGCTGGCCCGGCGGCTGTTGCCCGAAATTCGGGACGAAGACGGACGTCCGGCTGCGCAGGGCAACTCCCGGGAAGGGGGGTGA
- a CDS encoding DnaJ C-terminal domain-containing protein codes for MADYYTILGVPRSASQAEIRKAYKKIARENHPDNRPGDKAAEERFKKAAEAYDVLGDEDKRKQYDQFGEAYKYAGKGQNPFQGGFRGGGGQEIDLEDLFGGGVDLGDLFGGAFGGAGGRAGAGRQRPPRTQKGDDHRTRIQVPFQTAANGGTHDLSLQRNGRTERLSVKIPAGVRDGSVIRLAGEGSPGINGGPNGDLLVTINVAPHPWFRRDGDHVLLEVPVSLTEAALGAKVDVPTLSEGQVSLTIPPGTSSGTKLRLRGKGFPNSKTKERGDQLVSIKVVVPRELDDRSRELLQELARELPQNPRDGLWSA; via the coding sequence ATGGCTGACTACTACACGATTCTGGGAGTTCCTCGCTCGGCGAGCCAGGCGGAGATCCGCAAGGCGTACAAGAAGATTGCGCGCGAGAATCACCCCGATAACAGGCCGGGCGACAAGGCGGCCGAGGAACGCTTCAAGAAGGCAGCCGAGGCGTACGATGTGCTCGGCGACGAAGACAAGCGGAAGCAGTACGACCAGTTCGGCGAGGCGTACAAATACGCCGGCAAGGGGCAGAATCCCTTCCAGGGCGGATTTCGGGGCGGTGGTGGCCAGGAGATCGATCTCGAAGATCTGTTCGGTGGCGGCGTCGACCTGGGAGATCTGTTCGGCGGGGCGTTTGGAGGTGCCGGTGGTCGCGCGGGGGCAGGACGGCAACGTCCGCCGCGGACGCAGAAGGGTGATGACCACAGGACGCGGATCCAGGTTCCGTTCCAGACGGCTGCCAACGGCGGCACGCATGATCTTTCACTCCAGCGGAACGGTCGAACCGAACGTCTGAGCGTCAAGATTCCCGCCGGAGTTCGGGATGGTTCGGTCATCCGTCTGGCCGGGGAAGGATCGCCCGGAATCAACGGGGGACCGAACGGCGACCTGCTGGTGACCATCAACGTGGCGCCGCATCCGTGGTTCCGCCGCGACGGCGATCACGTGCTGCTCGAAGTGCCGGTTTCGCTCACCGAAGCCGCCCTGGGGGCCAAGGTGGACGTGCCCACGCTGTCCGAAGGTCAGGTGAGTCTGACGATTCCTCCCGGGACTTCGTCGGGGACGAAACTGCGTCTGCGGGGCAAGGGCTTTCCGAATTCGAAGACGAAGGAGCGGGGCGATCAGCTCGTGAGCATCAAGGTCGTTGTCCCGCGTGAACTGGACGACCGCTCCCGCGAACTGCTTCAGGAACTGGCCCGTGAACTGCCTCAGAATCCCCGGGACGGCCTGTGGTCTGCCTGA
- a CDS encoding carbon starvation CstA family protein produces MLTLLIAIGSFVGYLVAYHTYGRWLARRVFNLDSHAEVPSQQLRDDIDYVPTRKEVIFGHHFTSIAGTGPIVGPAIAVFWGWLPALLWVLFGSIFIGAVHDFGALVISLRNRGQTVGEVAGRLISPRARVLFLLVLFLALTVVLAVFGLVIASIFAIYPESVLPTWASLPLAVAIGVWVYRRGGGLLLPSLLALGIIYGCVWLGAYYLPIDMQQLFGIATTGPFPNAVVLWTFVLLAYCFVASVLPVWVLLQPRDYVNSHQLVVALVLLAAGLIVAGATGRANLEESTPAVATTIPADAPPILPFLFITIACGACSGFHCLVSSGTTSKQIACETDAQYVAYGSMLLEGGLAVMVILACCAGVGMGQFDRGAFSPGEGYAYTQAINAETGEPVAGLAAWSARYNPASATGWRDFKLRQMVGAFVDGGANFLSTIGIPIKLGIGLIAVLVACFAATTLDSATRLNRYVVQELATTLKFTPLTNKYAATALAVILAGALAMMPANPTLGPGSGGLILWPLFGATNQLLAGLALMVTVFYLWRRSKPILFALIPMLIMLAMPAAAMLYQMFAPENGWLARGDYLLLSFGVAICGLQIWMVIEGLILWPKVRGVVEDGLPPLPQVATATGGPNC; encoded by the coding sequence ATGCTGACTCTGCTGATCGCGATCGGTTCGTTCGTGGGCTACCTGGTCGCGTACCATACGTACGGTCGCTGGCTGGCCCGCCGGGTCTTCAACCTCGATTCCCATGCCGAGGTCCCCAGCCAGCAGCTCCGTGACGACATCGACTACGTCCCCACCCGCAAGGAAGTCATTTTCGGGCACCACTTTACGAGCATCGCAGGAACCGGGCCGATCGTCGGACCGGCGATCGCCGTGTTCTGGGGCTGGCTGCCCGCCCTGCTGTGGGTCCTGTTCGGATCGATCTTCATCGGAGCCGTCCACGACTTCGGCGCTCTGGTGATTTCCCTGAGAAACCGCGGCCAGACGGTCGGCGAGGTGGCCGGCCGGCTCATCTCCCCCCGGGCCCGTGTACTGTTTCTGCTGGTGCTCTTTCTGGCGCTGACGGTCGTGCTGGCCGTCTTCGGGCTGGTCATCGCCAGTATCTTCGCGATCTATCCAGAGTCCGTTCTGCCCACATGGGCCTCGTTGCCGCTGGCAGTCGCCATCGGCGTCTGGGTCTATCGCCGCGGAGGCGGGCTGCTGCTTCCCTCGCTACTCGCTCTGGGGATCATCTACGGCTGCGTCTGGCTGGGAGCCTACTACCTGCCGATCGACATGCAGCAACTGTTCGGGATCGCCACCACCGGACCATTTCCCAATGCCGTGGTTCTGTGGACGTTCGTGCTGCTGGCGTACTGTTTCGTGGCCTCGGTCCTGCCGGTCTGGGTGCTGCTGCAGCCACGTGACTACGTCAACAGCCACCAGCTCGTTGTCGCACTGGTCCTTCTGGCTGCAGGCCTGATCGTCGCCGGTGCGACCGGACGGGCGAACCTCGAAGAAAGCACACCCGCAGTCGCCACGACGATTCCGGCCGACGCCCCGCCGATCCTCCCGTTCCTGTTCATCACGATCGCCTGCGGTGCCTGCAGCGGATTCCACTGCCTGGTCTCCAGTGGCACCACCAGCAAGCAGATCGCCTGTGAAACCGACGCCCAGTACGTGGCGTACGGCTCGATGCTGCTGGAGGGGGGACTGGCCGTAATGGTGATTCTCGCCTGCTGTGCCGGCGTCGGCATGGGACAGTTCGACCGGGGTGCGTTCTCGCCAGGCGAGGGGTATGCCTACACGCAGGCCATTAACGCCGAAACGGGCGAACCGGTTGCCGGCCTGGCTGCCTGGAGTGCCCGCTACAATCCCGCCAGCGCCACCGGCTGGCGCGACTTCAAACTGCGTCAGATGGTCGGCGCATTCGTCGACGGAGGAGCCAACTTCCTCTCGACGATCGGCATTCCGATCAAGCTGGGCATCGGCCTCATCGCGGTTCTCGTCGCCTGCTTCGCCGCGACGACTCTCGACAGTGCCACACGACTGAACCGCTACGTCGTTCAGGAGCTGGCGACGACGCTCAAGTTCACGCCACTCACCAACAAGTACGCCGCCACCGCGCTGGCGGTGATTCTCGCTGGAGCACTCGCCATGATGCCCGCCAACCCGACGCTCGGACCGGGAAGCGGCGGGCTGATCCTCTGGCCTCTGTTCGGCGCGACCAACCAGTTGCTCGCCGGTCTGGCCCTGATGGTCACCGTCTTCTACCTCTGGCGACGCAGCAAACCGATTCTGTTCGCCCTGATTCCGATGCTGATCATGCTCGCGATGCCGGCCGCCGCCATGCTGTACCAGATGTTCGCCCCGGAAAACGGCTGGCTGGCCCGCGGTGACTACCTGCTGCTCAGTTTCGGCGTCGCCATCTGCGGCCTGCAGATCTGGATGGTGATCGAAGGACTCATCCTCTGGCCAAAGGTCCGCGGCGTCGTCGAAGACGGACTCCCGCCGCTTCCCCAGGTTGCGACCGCGACTGGCGGTCCGAACTGCTGA
- a CDS encoding ThuA domain-containing protein yields the protein MRSQLIAFAALMAALLGLMTDRSAQAADPIRVLIVDGQNNHDWQRTTPYIKDFLEETGRFSVYVVTTPPKGAKPAAWNGFRPQFEDYDVVLSNYNGETWPEDIRTAFETFVKRGGGVVNVHAANNPFPDWPAFNEMIGLAWRRANFGDRLVLDDEGEPVRFEAGEGPGAGHGPRYPYPVVVRDRKHPVVDGFPAEWMHPADELYHGQRGPALNMNIIATAYSDTGKRGTGYHEPMVWWIPFGEGKVFTTVLGHVGRNQKQEEWPMRCKGFQALVIRGCEWVATGEVTIPLPEDMPTAEEVSLAP from the coding sequence ATGCGTTCGCAGCTCATCGCTTTCGCCGCCCTGATGGCCGCCCTGCTCGGCCTGATGACGGACCGTTCCGCTCAGGCCGCCGATCCCATCCGCGTGCTGATCGTCGATGGCCAGAACAACCACGACTGGCAGCGGACGACGCCCTACATCAAGGACTTCCTGGAAGAGACCGGTCGCTTCAGCGTGTATGTCGTCACTACGCCGCCGAAGGGAGCCAAGCCGGCTGCCTGGAACGGCTTCCGCCCGCAGTTCGAGGACTACGACGTCGTCCTCAGCAACTACAATGGCGAAACCTGGCCCGAAGACATCCGCACCGCGTTCGAAACCTTCGTCAAACGGGGCGGAGGTGTCGTCAACGTCCACGCCGCCAACAACCCATTCCCCGACTGGCCCGCCTTCAACGAGATGATCGGCCTCGCGTGGCGGCGTGCCAACTTCGGCGACCGTCTCGTTCTCGACGACGAGGGTGAGCCGGTCCGCTTCGAAGCGGGTGAAGGCCCCGGTGCCGGCCACGGTCCCCGCTACCCCTATCCCGTCGTCGTCCGGGATCGCAAGCATCCGGTCGTCGACGGTTTCCCGGCTGAGTGGATGCACCCGGCCGACGAGCTGTACCACGGCCAGCGCGGACCGGCGCTGAACATGAACATCATCGCCACCGCCTACTCCGACACCGGGAAGCGGGGGACCGGCTACCACGAGCCGATGGTCTGGTGGATTCCCTTCGGCGAAGGCAAGGTCTTCACGACCGTCCTCGGTCACGTCGGCCGCAACCAGAAGCAGGAAGAATGGCCCATGCGCTGCAAGGGCTTTCAGGCTCTGGTGATCCGCGGCTGCGAATGGGTCGCGACCGGCGAGGTGACGATCCCGCTTCCCGAAGACATGCCCACCGCCGAAGAGGTCAGCCTCGCTCCCTGA